Proteins co-encoded in one Quercus robur chromosome 8, dhQueRobu3.1, whole genome shotgun sequence genomic window:
- the LOC126697546 gene encoding L-type lectin-domain containing receptor kinase S.4-like encodes MAGRFNLFFWVFLVLLSNPAKSQLDELFFNGFKGIGVASNLSLNGVAQIQGNGILQLTNETQRQLGHAFYSNPIQFKNSTDGKAFSFSTAFAFAMVPEYAKLGGHGLAFTISPTKEMPGALPSQYLGLVNSTDNGNITNHIFAVEFDTVQDFEFADINDNHVGIDINSLVSNKSAAAAYFDGTNSSGQVLDLKSGQVIQAWIEYDSQRNQLDVRLSPSSNKPRSTLLSVQVDLSPVLQESMYVGFSSSTGKLSSSHYIMGWSFKMNRDAKSLYLDQLPSLPSGSNVNNHTGLIVGVSVSATLVIILAIGSAFYLIRKIKNADAIEAWELDIGPHRFTYKELKKATRGFRDKELIGFGGFGRVYKGTLPNSNTQVAVKRISHESKQGLQEFISEIATIGRLRHRNLVQLLGWCRRRADLLLVYDFMPNGSLDKYIFNEPKAILSWEQRFNIVKGVAAGLLYLHEEWEQTVIHRDIKAGNVLLDSDLNARLSDFGLAKLYERGTNPSTTRVVGTLGYLAPELTRTGKPTESTDVFAFGALVLEAVCGRRPIEPKALPEELMLVDWVWEKWILGAILEVVDSRLGGEFDELEAVVLLKLGLMCSNNAPKARPPMRQVVRYLDGEVPLPETLLAPDAYDGKKGGGVGGSEFEDYVNSYMTSSNYEKVTTWSSVGDDRDPDIEAGSASPLHYTR; translated from the coding sequence ATGGCAGGAAGATTCAATCTTTTCTTCTGGGTTTTCCTTGTTCTTCTCTCAAACCCAGCAAAATCTCAGCTTGATGAGCTATTCTTCAATGGGTTCAAAGGCATAGGTGTGGCCAGCAACTTGAGCTTAAATGGTGTTGCACAGATTCAAGGCAATGGTATACTTCAGCTAACAAACGAAACTCAGAGACAACTAGGCCATGCCTTTTACTCAAATCCAATTCAATTCAAGAACTCCACGGATGGCAAagctttttccttttcaacTGCCTTTGCTTTCGCTATGGTCCCTGAGTATGCTAAGCTTGGTGGCCATGGCCTCGCTTTCACAATCTCTCCCACCAAAGAGATGCCCGGGGCTCTACCAAGTCAGTATCTTGGTCTTGTCAACAGCACCGATAATGGCAACATCACCAACCACATATTTGCGGTCGAGTTTGATACTGTCCAAGACTTCGAGTTCGCGGACATCAATGACAACCATGTTGGCATCGATATCAATAGCTTAGTATCAAACAAATCAGCCGCTGCAGCTTATTTTGATGGTACTAATAGTTCAGGTCAAGTTCTTGATTTGAAGAGTGGTCAGGTAATTCAGGCTTGGATAGAATATGATTCACAACGTAATCAATTAGATGTGAGGCTTTCACCTTCATCTAATAAACCAAGGTCTACACTTTTGTCTGTTCAAGTGGACCTTTCACCAGTTCTTCAAGAATCTATGTATGttggtttttcttcttcaactgGTAAGCTCTCTAGCTCTCACTATATCATGGGGTGGAGCTTTAAGATGAATAGAGATGCCAAATCTTTGTATTTGGATCAACTCCCTTCACTACCATCAGGGTCTAACGTGAACAATCACACAGGCCTAATTGTTGGTGTTTCTGTTTCAGCTACTTTGGTTATAATTTTGGCGATTGGTTCGGCTTTTTACCTCataaggaaaataaagaacGCTGATGCGATTGAGGCCTGGGAGCTTGATATTGGTCCACACAGATTTACTTACAAGGAGCTTAAGAAAGCAACAAGGGGTTTTAGAGACAAGGAGCTAATtgggtttggtgggtttggtCGAGTCTATAAAGGGACACTGCCAAATTCGAACACCCAAGTTGCAGTTAAGCGAATTTCGCACGAATCAAAGCAGGGTTTGCAAGAATTTATATCTGAGATTGCTACTATTGGTCGGCTTCGACATAGAAATTTGGTTCAATTATTAGGATGGTGTCGGCGAAGAGCGGATTTGTTACTTGTTTATGACTTTATGCCTAATGGAAGCTTGGACAAGTACATCTTTAATGAGCCTAAAGCAATTCTGAGCTGGGAGCAGAGGTTTAATATTGTCAAAGGTGTGGCTGCAGGGCTTTTATATTTACATGAAGAGTGGGAACAAACTGTGATTCACAGGGACATCAAGGCAGGGAATGTTTTATTAGATTCTGATCTAAATGCAAGGCTTAGTGACTTTGGTCTTGCTAAACTATACGAGCGTGGCACCAATCCAAGCACTACGAGAGTTGTGGGCACGTTGGGTTATCTAGCCCCCGAGCTCACACGCACAGGCAAGCCTACAGAAAGCACAGATGTGTTTGCATTTGGTGCCTTGGTCCTAGAAGCAGTATGTGGTAGAAGACCCATTGAGCCTAAAGCATTGCCCGAGGAGCTAATGTTGGTGGACTGGGTGTGGGAGAAGTGGATACTTGGAGCAATTCTTGAAGTTGTGGATTCAAGGTTAGGGGGTGAGTTTGATGAGCTTGAGGCTGTTGTGTTGCTCAAACTAGGCTTGATGTGTTCAAACAATGCACCCAAGGCGCGCCCACCAATGAGGCAAGTAGTGAGGTACTTAGATGGAGAGGTACCACTGCCTGAGACTCTGTTAGCACCAGATGCATATGATGGAAAAAagggtggtggtgttggtggtagTGAGTTCGAGGATTATGTAAATTCCTATATGACATCATCGAATTATGAGAAGGTGACCACCTGGTCCTCTGTTGGAGATGATAGGGATCCTGATATTGAAGCTGGTTCAGCCTCACCTTTACATTATACTAGGTAG